The genomic DNA AGTAGCCAGCCTTGCCATTTCTTTAATGTCTTTGCCATAATTATCGATTTTTAGTTCTTATTTTTTCTTTCCTAACATTTTTTGCAACCAATCTGGAACAGGAGAAGGTGGCATTGGTTCCACATATTCTGCACCAGGAGTACTTGAGAGAGAATTCATCTTCATGTGTGCTACATCACGATGACAATCCCAGCAGGCTTTACCCTCACCACGCTGAGCCTCCATGTAATCTATTCTACCTGTATTAACAAACTCTTGATTTAATTGTTTATGACAGCGGATGCAGTTATCCATTATCACTTCTGCGGATGCTGATTCTGCCTGAATAGTTTGCGATTCATTAAATGTAACAAAATAAGCTACATGCTTCATTCCATCCATACCTTTAAAAGCATAGTGTGCAGCAACGTTATCATTAGGAACGTGACAATCGTTACATGTGGTGTTACGAGCATGTGCAGAGTGTGACCACGTAGCATAATAAGGTGACATGATATGGCAATTAATACATGCCGCTGGGTCATCACCTATTATATAGGTATGCATACGTAGAAGATAAAAGAATAACCCTGTTAATCCTACTATCACACCGCACAAAATAGATAATGTAACCTTTTGCCGATATGAGATGCATGATAGAAACTTATCTATCATACTTTTCAATTTGGTAGATATGGTTTTTAGTTTCATAGGATTTATATCTTGTTTCGTGCACAAAGATATGTATTATTTTTCATTAGACAAGTAAAGAAAAAAGAAAAAATCATCATAAATTATGATTTAGACTAAATCTAATATATTTTTATCGTGAAGAAAAGAATTTATGTTCATGACAAGAATTACTTATTTTCATGATAAGAAATATTGTTTTGGTTCTTCCGTTAAATGTGTGGACACTTTTCGTATTACTATAAAGGGAAAACCAAAGTTACTCATTAAACAAAAATATGTCTAAGACTGTCAACATTCTATCCTATTATTATCCTCTGACATTGAAAATCATTTCTTTTTAGACTTCGAAAATATGCAGATAACGGTTTAAAAAATCATTACATAATTTCAAATAAACATCTGTAAACAACGGCAAAAATACATACAAATATAGGTTTGTAACCATAAGGAAATCAATTAGTTACAAAGTAGTAAAGTAAAGGTGCTTAATAAGACATCAAAAGGGCATTAGTAAGGGGCTTAAAGGGCACCTTTTGCAAGTCAATTAGGCGTCTTTAAGAAGCCAAAAGAGCATGTCTTGGCTTTGACCCACACGAAAATAATTTACAAACTTCTATTAATAAGGGAGTAAGTTATTTATAAAAGACAGATAGACATCGCACCTAATCATATTTGTCATGTAGTTTATCCCCCTTTCTAAAACCCTCTAATTGGGGGTAATCATACCATGTATATGGATTAATCTCATTCTATTAACAATCTACGCATTTAACTGAAGAACCTTTTTTATGAAAATAATTCGATATAGTACTTGTATAAAGAATAATACCATAGTGTAATAAACATGTAAAAAGAATTACAAGACAGCTTTTATACTATTATTCAAGCACAATGTTTTTAACTTTTTTCATTACTATATAGTAGTTATATCATTTAAAAATAGTAACTTT from Prevotella melaninogenica includes the following:
- the nrfH gene encoding cytochrome c nitrite reductase small subunit, which encodes MKLKTISTKLKSMIDKFLSCISYRQKVTLSILCGVIVGLTGLFFYLLRMHTYIIGDDPAACINCHIMSPYYATWSHSAHARNTTCNDCHVPNDNVAAHYAFKGMDGMKHVAYFVTFNESQTIQAESASAEVIMDNCIRCHKQLNQEFVNTGRIDYMEAQRGEGKACWDCHRDVAHMKMNSLSSTPGAEYVEPMPPSPVPDWLQKMLGKKK